Genomic segment of Candidatus Aegiribacteria sp.:
ATGGAATACATGAGGTTCTGGGTCGGTGTAGTATCCGAACTCTCTGATACAGTAAAATTATCTTTTACCCTGTCAATGAATTCATCCACTGTATTCCCATTCAGATCAGTAACAGCTCTGTTGTACGGCAGGATTTTCATCTGACTCTTCGGGAATATCACGGCCAGGAAGTAATTGTATTCCTCATTGCCAGTATGTCCAGTGTTATTCATCTGTCTTCGTTCCGCTATGATCGTACCCGCAGCGCTTCTGTGATGTCCGTCCGCGACGTAAAGAGAGGGTACCCTGGAAAAGATACTTTCTATCATTTCGATGTCTTTATTATCACTGACAAGCCAGAGAGTATGCCTGATGCCGTCCGGAGCGGTGAAATCGTATTCGGGATCAGTTGAATCACAAACCCGATCCTGTAATGAGTCAAGTTCAGGAACATCGGGATAGGTAAGGAAGACCGGTCCGCACTGAGCGTTCTGGGTTTCTATATGCCGGATTCTGTCTTCTTCCTTTACTTTCCTTGTAAATTCATGCTTTTTAATCAGATTGTTCCGATAGTCCTGTGCGGAAACGGTTGCAACAAGTCCAACCTGCGAATGATCTCCCATGATCTGACGGTAGAAATAGAAAACGGGTAATTCTTCCTGAATCATCGCTCCGTTTTCCATTAACCGGCGCAGATTTCTGGCTCCCTGTTCGTATACGGATCTGTCGTATAGATCGATAGACGGCTCAAGATCAACTTCCGGTTTAACAACTCTCAGAAAACTTAAAGGATTCTCTTTCACAAGTTCACGCGCTTCTTCAGAATCGAGTACATCGTATGGGCGAGAAGCAATCTTCTCGGCCAGTTCTTTTGCCGGACGAAGTCCGTGAAACGGTCTGACTTTAACCATAATAGCCTCCACTAGAATATCATACGTATTCTCTAATATTGGATTTCTGAATATTGAAACGAACAGCAACTTATACAAAGAATCTACTTCTGAGACGAATAGAACGCAATGTTTCACGTTCAGAATGCTGAACGCTTTTTCATGTACTGAAACATATCTATAGCATTGAAATGATAATACATATATTTTTATGAAA
This window contains:
- a CDS encoding DUF1015 family protein; protein product: MVKVRPFHGLRPAKELAEKIASRPYDVLDSEEARELVKENPLSFLRVVKPEVDLEPSIDLYDRSVYEQGARNLRRLMENGAMIQEELPVFYFYRQIMGDHSQVGLVATVSAQDYRNNLIKKHEFTRKVKEEDRIRHIETQNAQCGPVFLTYPDVPELDSLQDRVCDSTDPEYDFTAPDGIRHTLWLVSDNKDIEMIESIFSRVPSLYVADGHHRSAAGTIIAERRQMNNTGHTGNEEYNYFLAVIFPKSQMKILPYNRAVTDLNGNTVDEFIDRVKDNFTVSESSDTTPTQNLMYSMYLGSKWYSLEPRVGSFPADDPVESLDASILQENLLSPVLGIEDPRTSERIKFVGGIRGTEELERLVNSGKYSVAFSLFPTSIDQLINVADSGNVMPPKSTWFEPKLRSGMVVHVL